From Schistocerca cancellata isolate TAMUIC-IGC-003103 chromosome 6, iqSchCanc2.1, whole genome shotgun sequence, a single genomic window includes:
- the LOC126088256 gene encoding homeobox protein orthopedia-like, with protein sequence MKASLKVWFQNRRAKWKKRKKTTNVFRTPGALLPSHGLPPFGAMSDGLCSPGMFTGDSRWGVSSMAPGLGQLSQGGVSMGSFGQSIGQLNQGSPLASGLNSGLPIASSMASNGSTVYQAHYGLNTLDPVFYGHEGNDALN encoded by the exons ATGAAAGCCTCACTGAAG GTGTGGTTCCAGAACAGGCGCGCCAAGTGGAAGAAGCGCAAGAAGACGACGAACGTGTTCCGCACGCCGGGCGCTCTGCTGCCCTCCCACGGCCTGCCGCCATTCGGCGCCATGTCGGACGGACTCTGCTCGCCAGGCATGTTCACCGGGGACTCTCGCTGGGGCGTCTCCAGCATGGCGCCAG GACTGGGCCAGCTGTCACAAGGCGGCGTGTCCATGGGCAGCTTCGGGCAGTCGATAGGCCAGCTCAACCAGGGCTCGCCACTCGCGTCGGGCCTCAACTCGGGGCTGCCCATCGCGTCCAGCATGGCGTCCAACGGCTCCACCGTCTACCAGGCCCACTACGGCCTCAACACGCTGG